One segment of Castanea sativa cultivar Marrone di Chiusa Pesio chromosome 3, ASM4071231v1 DNA contains the following:
- the LOC142629104 gene encoding F-box/LRR-repeat protein At2g40920-like, translating into MRLRIRSACQSLRLRQLCTSTSKSDTTHHFLISTFNRDTFLQHLFSIPVIHQTLSLGSKPTSLLTPTLPFSHPKGLNTSQYLNPFFLLHPNGYPHSSHTPILTYNPSTNQTLTLPLDPHSLTPETDATTLSVDTHFGFDPLTKTHKVLRLKWTVAIPEPYPRVTQMVCTVLTLGCSSNGSWRKVKINPELPFHSVKYMSVGKSVCIDGVIHWLPQYGNSIVAFDLKDEKFRLIPRPHDYKAENFILPLNRLIEIGGCLALVADKYKYAKRDDSILQLWILKDYHNHVWVKEKFCIPFYWGDCQPFPIGTIPSGEIILKALKITCWVIFYDMEGRGFKVIDITGLPEWVYSSCTGINTTVSVYEG; encoded by the coding sequence ATGCGTTTGAGAATCAGAAGTGCCTGCCAATCTTTGCGTCTTCGTCAACTATGTACATCCACATCCAAATCCGATACCACCCACCACTTCCTAATTTCTACCTTCAACAGAGACACATTCCTACAACACTTGTTTTCCATCCCAGTAATCCATCAAACACTCTCTCTGGGATCCAAACCCACCTCACTTCTCACACCCACACTCCCTTTCTCCCATCCCAAGGGTCTCAACACTTCTCAATATCTCAAccctttttttctccttcatcCCAATGGCTATCCCCATTCCAGTCACACCCCTATTCTCACCTATAACCCTTCCACCAACCAAACTCTAACTCTTCCCCTTGATCCTCATTCACTCACTCCTGAAACAGATGCCACTACTTTGTCTGTTGATACACATTTTGGCTTCGACCCTTTAACCAAAACCCACAAAGTGTTACGACTTAAATGGACAGTTGCTATTCCAGAACCATATCCTAGAGTTACTCAAATGGTGTGCACGGTTTTGACACTAGGCTGCAGCAGCAACGGTTCGTGGAGAAAGGTAAAGATAAACCCTGAGCTGCCTTTTCATTCTGTCAAGTATATGAGTGTTGGGAAGAGTGTGTGTATTGATGGTGTAATACATTGGCTACCACAGTATGGGAATTCTATTGTGGCTTTTGATCTTAAAGATGAGAAATTTAGACTAATCCCACGTCCCCATGACTACAAAGCTGAAAACTTTATACTGCCACTAAATCGATTAATTGAAATTGGTGGATGCTTGGCTTTGGTAGCTGACAAATACAAATATGCTAAACGCGATGATTCCATTTTGCAGTTGTGGATACTAAAGGATTACCACAATCATGTATGGGTTAAGGAGAAATTTTGCATTCCATTTTATTGGGGGGATTGCCAACCTTTTCCTATTGGGACTATTCCCTCTGGGGAGATAATACTTAAGGCGCTTAAGATTACTTGCTGGGTGATTTTCTATGATATGGAGGGACGAGGTTTCAAGGTGATTGATATAACTGGCTTGCCTGAATGGGTTTATTCAAGTTGTACTGGAATTAACACAACCGTTTCTGTTTATGAGGGCTAG